One Tachysurus fulvidraco isolate hzauxx_2018 chromosome 2, HZAU_PFXX_2.0, whole genome shotgun sequence DNA segment encodes these proteins:
- the mbd3b gene encoding methyl-CpG-binding domain protein 3b isoform X3, which produces MQMEKNDPAGKKFRSKPQLVRYLGNSMDLSSFDFRTGKMLMSKLNKNRQRLRYDTNSQTKGKPDLNTSLPVRQTASIFKQPVTKVTNHPSNKVKTDPQKAVDQPRQLFWEKKLSGLNAYDIAEELVKTMDLPKGLQGVGPGCTDKTLLSAIASALHTSSSPITGQLSAAVEKNPGVWLNTAQPLCKAFIVTDEDIRKQEELVYNVRKRLEEALMADMLAHVEEASSVEEAIKDEGNCHDEKEEV; this is translated from the exons ATGCAAATGGAGAAAAACGA TCCCGCTGGTAAGAAGTTTCGAAGCAAGCCTCAGCTGGTGCGTTACCTTGGCAACTCCATGGACCTCAGCTCGTTCGATTTTCGCACAGGCAAGATGCTCATGAGTAAACTGAACAAGAACAGACAGCGGCTTCGCTACGATACTAACAGTCAAACAAAG GGAAAACCAGACCTGAATACATCTCTCCCAGTCCGACAGACAGCATCTATCTTCAAACAGCCCGTCACAAAAGTCACTAACCATCCAAGCAACAAAGTCAAAACAGACCCACAGAAAGCTGTAGACCAGCCAAGACAG TTGTTTTGGGAGAAGAAGCTGAGTGGTCTTAATGCTTATGACATTGCAGAGGAGTTGGTGAAAACCATGGATCTACCTAAAGGTCTACAGG GAGTAGGACCTGGCTGCACGGATAAAACCTTGCTGTCTGCGATTGCTAGCGCCTTGCACACCAGCTCTTCTCCCATCACAGGCCAGCTGTCAGCAGCTGTGGAGAAGAACCCTGGAGTGTGGCTGAACACAGCCCAGCCACTCTGCAAGGCTTTCATTGTTACAGATGAAGACATCAG GAAACAGGAGGAGCTGGTGTACAACGTGCGGAAGCGTCTGGAGGAGGCTCTCATGGCTGACATGTTGGCTCATGTAGAGGAGGCTTCAAGTGTGGAAGAGGCCATTAAGGATGAGGGAAATTGCCATGATGAAAAGGAGGAAGTATAG
- the mbd3b gene encoding methyl-CpG-binding domain protein 3b isoform X2, with the protein MQMEKNEGEEEEEEHRREAGRLFSLCPAGKKFRSKPQLVRYLGNSMDLSSFDFRTGKMLMSKLNKNRQRLRYDTNSQTKGKPDLNTSLPVRQTASIFKQPVTKVTNHPSNKVKTDPQKAVDQPRQLFWEKKLSGLNAYDIAEELVKTMDLPKGLQGVGPGCTDKTLLSAIASALHTSSSPITGQLSAAVEKNPGVWLNTAQPLCKAFIVTDEDIRKQEELVYNVRKRLEEALMADMLAHVEEASSVEEAIKDEGNCHDEKEEV; encoded by the exons ATGCAAATGGAGAAAAACGA aggtgaggaagaggaggaagagcacAGGAGAGAGGCGGGTCGGTTGTTTAGTTTGTG TCCCGCTGGTAAGAAGTTTCGAAGCAAGCCTCAGCTGGTGCGTTACCTTGGCAACTCCATGGACCTCAGCTCGTTCGATTTTCGCACAGGCAAGATGCTCATGAGTAAACTGAACAAGAACAGACAGCGGCTTCGCTACGATACTAACAGTCAAACAAAG GGAAAACCAGACCTGAATACATCTCTCCCAGTCCGACAGACAGCATCTATCTTCAAACAGCCCGTCACAAAAGTCACTAACCATCCAAGCAACAAAGTCAAAACAGACCCACAGAAAGCTGTAGACCAGCCAAGACAG TTGTTTTGGGAGAAGAAGCTGAGTGGTCTTAATGCTTATGACATTGCAGAGGAGTTGGTGAAAACCATGGATCTACCTAAAGGTCTACAGG GAGTAGGACCTGGCTGCACGGATAAAACCTTGCTGTCTGCGATTGCTAGCGCCTTGCACACCAGCTCTTCTCCCATCACAGGCCAGCTGTCAGCAGCTGTGGAGAAGAACCCTGGAGTGTGGCTGAACACAGCCCAGCCACTCTGCAAGGCTTTCATTGTTACAGATGAAGACATCAG GAAACAGGAGGAGCTGGTGTACAACGTGCGGAAGCGTCTGGAGGAGGCTCTCATGGCTGACATGTTGGCTCATGTAGAGGAGGCTTCAAGTGTGGAAGAGGCCATTAAGGATGAGGGAAATTGCCATGATGAAAAGGAGGAAGTATAG
- the mbd3b gene encoding methyl-CpG-binding domain protein 3b isoform X1 produces MQMEKNDRGEEEEEEHRREAGRLFSLCPAGKKFRSKPQLVRYLGNSMDLSSFDFRTGKMLMSKLNKNRQRLRYDTNSQTKGKPDLNTSLPVRQTASIFKQPVTKVTNHPSNKVKTDPQKAVDQPRQLFWEKKLSGLNAYDIAEELVKTMDLPKGLQGVGPGCTDKTLLSAIASALHTSSSPITGQLSAAVEKNPGVWLNTAQPLCKAFIVTDEDIRKQEELVYNVRKRLEEALMADMLAHVEEASSVEEAIKDEGNCHDEKEEV; encoded by the exons ATGCAAATGGAGAAAAACGA cagaggtgaggaagaggaggaagagcacAGGAGAGAGGCGGGTCGGTTGTTTAGTTTGTG TCCCGCTGGTAAGAAGTTTCGAAGCAAGCCTCAGCTGGTGCGTTACCTTGGCAACTCCATGGACCTCAGCTCGTTCGATTTTCGCACAGGCAAGATGCTCATGAGTAAACTGAACAAGAACAGACAGCGGCTTCGCTACGATACTAACAGTCAAACAAAG GGAAAACCAGACCTGAATACATCTCTCCCAGTCCGACAGACAGCATCTATCTTCAAACAGCCCGTCACAAAAGTCACTAACCATCCAAGCAACAAAGTCAAAACAGACCCACAGAAAGCTGTAGACCAGCCAAGACAG TTGTTTTGGGAGAAGAAGCTGAGTGGTCTTAATGCTTATGACATTGCAGAGGAGTTGGTGAAAACCATGGATCTACCTAAAGGTCTACAGG GAGTAGGACCTGGCTGCACGGATAAAACCTTGCTGTCTGCGATTGCTAGCGCCTTGCACACCAGCTCTTCTCCCATCACAGGCCAGCTGTCAGCAGCTGTGGAGAAGAACCCTGGAGTGTGGCTGAACACAGCCCAGCCACTCTGCAAGGCTTTCATTGTTACAGATGAAGACATCAG GAAACAGGAGGAGCTGGTGTACAACGTGCGGAAGCGTCTGGAGGAGGCTCTCATGGCTGACATGTTGGCTCATGTAGAGGAGGCTTCAAGTGTGGAAGAGGCCATTAAGGATGAGGGAAATTGCCATGATGAAAAGGAGGAAGTATAG